One region of Purpureocillium takamizusanense chromosome 4, complete sequence genomic DNA includes:
- a CDS encoding uncharacterized protein (EggNog:ENOG503NZKN~TransMembrane:12 (i62-80o100-119i131-150o156-176i188-209o221-242i263-281o301-320i332-352o358-377i389-410o430-450i)~COG:G): MSIQLSPVPPPPPPRAPSPDVVVMVDQNHDQDEDQERGQDHDAGHLVPVLPPTDGGAGAWKYLAGCFLVEGLLWGFPLAFGVFQEHYARQPEFAGDDGSIAAIGTVATSIYFLGAPIAAPLVRRFQWWQRYMLATGWGLCALSLLAASAVGSVGGLVATQGVLYGLGFLMLYFPVLGMLNEWFVHRRGLAYGVLYAGGGVAGAALPFALERLLALHGHRVTLRAVALAQLAGLVPGLLLLRPRLPPAGTAALRAVDVAFLRRPLFWAFAASNFCQGLGYFIPSLWLPTFATTGMGLSGSAGALLLAVNNLACVVGQLAFGHLTDRRGISIHVLVSATTFVAGVATLTLWGLARSPATLLAFSGVYGAFAGAYIVFWPKFGSLLSEDPQTVYSLMAFGKGIGNVVTGPVSAGLVRGQVTPGGYGLGRFGGLVVFVGSLMLLSSLEGVWLPARHLMTRRGGLRFG; this comes from the exons atgtcgatCCAACTATcgcccgtcccgccgccgccgccgccccgggccCCGTCCCCCGACGTCGTGGTAATGGTGGACCAGAACCATGACCAGGACGAGGACCAGGAGCGAGGCCAGGATCATGACGCGGGTCATCTGGTCcccgtgctgccgccgaccgacGGGGGTGCCGGCGCGTGGAAATACCTGGCGGGATGCTttctcgtcgagggcctcctcTGGG GCTTCCCCCTCGCGTTCGGCGTCTTCCAGGAGCACTACGCGCGGCAGCCCGAgttcgcgggcgacgacggcagcatcgccgccatcggcaccgtcgccacGAGCATCTACTTCCTCGGTgcgcccatcgccgcgcCTCTCGTGCGCCGCTTCCAGTGGTGGCAGCGGTACATGCTGGCCACGGGATGGGGGCTGTGCGCGCtctcgctgctcgccgcctcggccgtcgggtcggtgggcgggctcgtcgccacgCAGGGCGTCCTCTACGGGCTCGGCTTCCTGATGCTCTACTTCCCCGTGCTGGGCATGCTCAACGAGTGGTTCGTCCACCGGCGGGGGCTCGCGTACGGGGTGCTCTACGCGGGAgggggcgtcgccggcgcggccctgcCCTTTGCGCTCGAGCGGCTGCTCGCCCTCCACGGCCACCGCGTGACGCTccgcgccgtggccctcgcgcagctcgcgggcctcgtcccgggcttgctgctgctgcgcccgcggctgccccccgcgggcacggcggcgctgcgggccgtcgacgtggcGTTCCTGCGGCGCCCGCTCTTCTGGGCGTTTGCGGCGAGCAACTTTTGCCAGGGGCTGGGGTACTTTATCCCCTCGCTGTGGCTGCCGACGTTtgcgacgacgggcatggGGCTTTCGGGgtccgccggcgcgctgctcctcgccgtgaATAACCTCGcgtgcgtcgtcgggcagctcgcctTTGGGCACCTGACGGACCGGCGCGGGATCAGCATCCACGTGCTcgtgtcggcgacgacctttgtggccggcgtcgcgacACTGACGCTCTGGGGACTGGCGCGCTCTcccgcgacgctgctcgcGTTTAGCGGCGTCTACGGCGCCTTCGCGGGCGCGTACATTGTCTTCTGGCCCAAGTTCGGCTCCCTGCTGAGCGAGGACCCGCAGACCGTCTACAGCCTCATGGCGTTTGGCAAGGGCATCGGCAACGTTGTGACGGGGCCCGTGTCGGCCGGCCTGGTGCGCGGGCAGGTGACGCCCGGCGGGTACGGGTTGGGCCGCTTCGGCGGTCTCGTGGTGTTTGTGGGGAGCctgatgctgctgtcgaGCCTCGAGGGGGTGtggctgccggcgcggcaccTGATGACGCGACGCGGGGGGCTGCGGTTCGGCTGA
- a CDS encoding uncharacterized protein (COG:S~EggNog:ENOG503NZN2), with translation MVSDRVMRLCHAQKTLSSVLAANPTAAPGDIVKRLYKEENDDGINNAHANQKNSGEANGAPKKPESLETALRCGNWGPKTPSRLFLQAYADALACLDDDPWSGVVSPPLMGTHGTVPLTAIAPLADIMRHCSNVIARAEREVIFVTCAWSPSLAQRLVRGALVELSRRRAGAADRVVVKIMYDRAGMSNALDPHQEIKPVAYAGAGVLLPPPEEVPNLDLQVVSMHRFFLGTLHAKFCVVDRRVAVVMSNNVEDNDNMEMMAHVEGPVVDSIYDTALAIWSKALVPPLPCLVTSPPPVKDNGNGTAVMGGTKAGRGPDGGEPLYLARGSSREQQQSDIVAEAEAADAPPLPEHTPEDPHYDDDLAGEIRRMQACYAAKPCETRLQAANRLLNLAVKNPIPASGPAIPDGAEMTPYLATSTAEPVPMALVSRPAYGPLDNKSARVPQNEAWLSLIRHARRSIFIQTPDLNAAPLMRALAAALRRGVEVTYYVCFGYNDLGEMIPGQGGTNDQAARALVSSLEKADDDKEEEAAGGGGNDDEDGNDDSNDDDKRGESTSGRRRRPWRQLLRIHNYVGKDQSRPTHHSRKARSCHVKLLIADGAVGVQGSGNQDTQSWFHSLEVNLMVDSAEVCARWREGIERNQNTARFGRAAADGVWRDPETGEPAEGYQGDPGRVSGLVRGVAGMALKAKGMGGF, from the coding sequence ATGGTTTCGGACCGTGTGATGCGGCTCTGTCACGCACAAAAGACGCTCAGCTCCGTGTTAGCCGCGAAcccgaccgccgcgcccggcgacATTGTCAAACGGCTCTACAAGGAAGAAAACGACGATGGCATCAACAACGCCCACGCCAACCAGAAGAACAGCGGCGAAGCCAATGGCGCGCCCAAGAAACCCGAGTCGCTCGAGACGGCCCTGCGATGCGGCAACTGGGGCCCTAAGACACCCAGCAGGCTCTTCCTCCAAGCctacgccgacgccctcgcgtgcctcgacgacgacccctggagcggcgtcgtctcgccccCGCTCATGGGCACCCACGGCACGGTGCCCCTGACCGCCATCGCGCCGCTCGCGGACATCATGCGGCACTGCTCCAACGTGATTGCACGCGCCGAGCGGGAGGTCATCTTCGTGACGTGCGcgtggtcgccgtcgctcgcgcAGCGGCTCGTACGCGGCGCGCTCGTGGAGCTgtctcgccggcgcgcgggagcggcagaccgcgtcgtcgtcaagatCATGTACGACCGGGCGGGGATGTCCAACGCGCTGGACCCGCACCAGGAGATCAAACCGGTGGCGtacgcgggcgcgggcgtgctgctcccgccgcccgaggaggtgCCCAACCTGGACCTCCAGGTGGTGAGCATGCACAGGTTCTTCCTCGGGACGCTGCACGCCAAGTTCTGCGTCGTGGACCGGCGCGTGGCCGTGGTGATGAGCAACAATGTCGAGGACAATGATAACATGGAGATGATGGCACACGTGGAGGGACCTGTCGTGGACAGCATCTACGACACGGCCTTGGCGATATGGAGCAAGGCGCtcgtcccgccgctgccgtgccTGGTgacctcgccaccgccagtcaaggacaacggcaacggcactGCGGTGATGGGTGGTACAAAGGCTGGACGAGGCCCAGACGGGGGAGAACCGCTATATCTGGCGCGCGGGTCGagccgcgagcagcagcagagcgacatcgtggccgaggccgaggccgccgacgcgccgccgctccccgaGCACACGCCCGAAGATCCTcactacgacgacgacctcgcgGGCGAGATCCGGCGCATGCAGGCGTGCTACGCGGCCAAGCCATGCGAGACACGCCTCCAGGCCGCCAACCGCCTGCTCAACCTAGCCGTCAAGAACCCGATCCCGGCGTCAGGGCCCGCGATCCCCGACGGCGCAGAGATGACGCCGTACCTGGCGACGTCGACCGCCGAGCCCGTGCCCATGGCGCTTGTGTCGCGCCCGGCGTACGGCCCGCTCGACAACaagagcgcgcgcgtgccgCAGAACGAGGCGTGGCTGTCGCTGATCCGGCACGCGCGGCGGTCCATCTTCATCCAGACGCCGGACCtcaacgccgcgccgctgatgagggcgctggcggcggcgctgcggcgcggcgtcgaggtcacGTACTACGTGTGCTTTGGGTACAACGACCTCGGCGAGATGATTCCCGGCCAGGGGGGGACTAACGaccaggcggcgcgggcgctcgtgtcgtcgctggagaaggcggacgacgacaaagaagaggaggcggccgggggtggcggtaacgacgacgaggacggtaACGATGACAgtaacgacgacgacaagaggGGAGAGTCGACgagtggacgacgacgacgaccatggcggcagctgctgcggatACACAACTACGTAGGCAAAGACCAGTCCCGGCCGACGCACCACTCGCGCAAGGCACGGTCCTGCCACGTCAAGCTGctcatcgccgacggcgccgtgggcgtgcagggcagcggcaaccAGGACACGCAGTCGTGGTTCCACAGCCTCGAGGTGAACCTCATGGTGGACAGCGCCGAGGTGTGCGCGCGGTggcgcgagggcatcgagcgGAACCAGAACACGGCGCGCTtcgggcgcgcggccgccgacggcgtgtgGAGGGACCCGGAGACGGGCGAGCCGGCCGAGGGCTACCAGGGGGACCCGGGGCGCGTGTCGGGGCTGGTGAGGGGggtggcgggcatggcgctcaaggccaagggcatggGAGGGTTTTGA